The following nucleotide sequence is from Pseudonocardia abyssalis.
ATCGAGGTCGTCGGGTTCGCGGAGGCGGTGGAGCGCCTCGCCGACCGGATCGGGTTCCGGCTCACCTACACCGGCGGCGGGGCGTCGGTGCAGCGCGACAAGGGCACCCGCTCGCGCCTGCTGGAGGCCAACAAGCGGGCCGCGGAGTTCTACGCCGCGCAGCTGCAGACGCCCGAGGCCGCGAAGGGCGTCGAGTTCCTCACCTCCCGCGGGTTCGACGCCGCGGCGGCGGCCACGTTCGGCTGCGGGTGGGCCCCCGCCGGTTGGGACACCCTCACCAAGCACCTGCTCGCCGCCGGGTTCTCCTTCGACGAGCTGGTCAAGGCCGGGCTGTCCAAGGAGGGCCGCCGCGGGCCGATCGACCGCTTCCACCGGCGCCTGCTGTGGCCGATCCGCGACCTCGGCGGCGAGGTCGTCGGCTTCGGGGCGCGGCGCATCTTCGACGACGACGGCATCGACGCCAAGTACCTCAACACCTCCGACTCGCCGGTCTACCGCAAGACCAACGTGCTGTTCGGGCTCGACCTCGCCAAGCGCGAGATCGCGAAGCGCCGCCAGGTCGTGGTCGTCGAGGGCTACACCGACGTCATGGCGATGCACCTAGCGGGCGTCACCACCGCGGTCGCGTCCTGCGGCACGGCGTTCGGCACCGAGCACATCGCGGTGATCCGGCGCCTGATCGGGGACGACTCGTTCGACCTCGGCGAGGTCATCTACACCTTCGACGGCGACGCGGCCGGTCAGGCCGCCGCGCTCAAGGCGTTCGAGGGGGAGCAGAGCTACACCGGGCAGACCTACGTCACCATCGCCCCCGACGGCCAGGACCCCTGCGAGCTGCGCCAGACGCACGGCGACACCGCGGTGCGCGACCTGGTCGCCCGGCGCGAGCCCCTCTACGAGTTCGTCATCCGCTCCATGCTGCGCGAGCACAACCTCGAGACGCCGGAGGGGCAGACGGCGGCGCTGCGCCGCGCGGTCCCGCTCGTCGCGCGGATCAAGCGCGAGGACCTGCGCGACGAGTACGCCCGTCGCCTCGCCGGCTGGACGGGCTGGCCCGACGAGTTCGCGGTCGTCCGCCGGGTGCGCGAGGAGGCGGGTGTGGCACCGGAGAAGGTGCGCGGCCGCCGCGAGGTGCCCGCCCCGCCCCCGCGCGACGACCCCCGCCTGCACCTGCAGCGCGAGGCGCTCAAGGCCGCGCTGCAGCTGCCCGCGATCGCCGGGCCGGCCTACGACGAGCTGCCCGAGCAGGTCTTCAGCCACCCGTCGCTCGC
It contains:
- the dnaG gene encoding DNA primase; translated protein: MAGRIRDSDITEVRDRTRIDEVIGDYVALRRAGAGSLKGLCPFHDEKSPSFNVRPTHGTFHCFGCGEGGSVFDFVMKIEVVGFAEAVERLADRIGFRLTYTGGGASVQRDKGTRSRLLEANKRAAEFYAAQLQTPEAAKGVEFLTSRGFDAAAAATFGCGWAPAGWDTLTKHLLAAGFSFDELVKAGLSKEGRRGPIDRFHRRLLWPIRDLGGEVVGFGARRIFDDDGIDAKYLNTSDSPVYRKTNVLFGLDLAKREIAKRRQVVVVEGYTDVMAMHLAGVTTAVASCGTAFGTEHIAVIRRLIGDDSFDLGEVIYTFDGDAAGQAAALKAFEGEQSYTGQTYVTIAPDGQDPCELRQTHGDTAVRDLVARREPLYEFVIRSMLREHNLETPEGQTAALRRAVPLVARIKREDLRDEYARRLAGWTGWPDEFAVVRRVREEAGVAPEKVRGRREVPAPPPRDDPRLHLQREALKAALQLPAIAGPAYDELPEQVFSHPSLAGVHRAVQAAGGVCAGLQGPTWLEAVSVECVPEVRPLVHELAVEPLQMPRRGMEEARYVGSVVAGVKLALVEAQVAELKGRLQRTNPLEDADAYHQLFGDLVPLEQYRIALREQASR